Below is a window of Phormidium ambiguum IAM M-71 DNA.
TTTCTTGAATCTAACTCCCTAGAGTTTGCTGCTTTAGTGATGTCAGGGATGGCTAGCATCCTCAATGCACCAAGGTTAGAGAAAGCTCGTCAAGCCATTTTCAATATGCGCCAGATTTCAGCAGCTTATATAACAGAGCAATCAATTAAACACGCAGTTGCTATTTATAACGATCGCCACTACCGCAATAAAACCGAGGGAACCTATAAAATTAACTCAGAAACACTTCACTTTGAACGCACAGATCCCCTAGAAGATCCTTTAATTACCAAAGCGCGTAAAATTCTCAGCCAACCTTTGCCACACCAATTTTATAGTGCAACTTTTGCCGATGCTCGTCAGCCAATGGCAGTTGCTTTGGGTGAAGAAACAACAGCCACAAGAGTACCAATTGGTCCAATTGCAATTCCGCTTGCTCAACGTCGTACCCATTCTATCAACCACTTACCAAAAGAAAAAATTTGCATTCCTCTTTCGGAACTATACGAGTTAGCTGTTGAGATGGACGAGCGAGAAGCTAATTATCCCGAAAAAAGACAGGGTAATTGGATAAAACGATTTCAACACTTTGCACTAATGGTTCCAGAAGTTGGTAAGGGGTTACGGGAAGAAAAAGTTATTGAGCTAGCAGCTATCAAGCACTTAATTGGATTACCTGGATCAGGCAAAACAACCTTGCTCGTATTGATAGCTATATGGCTGGGAAAAAATGATTATAAAGCGATGTTTGTATTTCCCTCTATTGAAGTTGCAAGGCAATACATGGCAACTCTGGCGTTTCACGAAATCAAGGTAGGGATGCTAGTCGGTCAAAGCGATGGAACTCGTCGCAAACACGCTAACAATATTGCCGAAGCGATCGCAGCATCTGGGGGTAATGGTGGCTTTGCTTATAGCTTAGAACAAGCAGAAACCTTTGGCTTAAATTGCGTCTTACCTGCATTTTCAACTGCCGACACTTCCCTGTGGGGATTTGGTTATGCGCCCTGCCAGGAAATTTTACAAAGCAGGGGCAAAAAAGGGGAGATGAAAAAGTGTCTTTGTCCTGTTTGGACGATGTGCGGTCGCAACAAAGCACCCCGCGATTTAATAGATGCCAATATTTGGGTCGGTCACGTCATTTCAATGGATACTGAAGTGCCGCCTCATGCCATTCAAGAACGCATTCGTTATTTTGAATTAATTGCCCGTACATTCGATGTCGTCGTTTTCGATGAAGCAGATATGGTGCAATCAAATTTGGATGATTACGGCGCAGCTACTTTAAAACTTTCAGGTGCAGAAGATTCCATTCATTTAGTTATACAAGAACAAATTCATAATCGTTTTGCTCGTGGCGAAAACTATCGATTGTTCGACCGCACTGTAGAACTTTATAGCCGCGATTTAGCTGAATTTGGCAATCATAATACAAGCTTGGTTTCTGCTGTTCAGAATATGTCTTCATTGCGAGTTAGCAAACGCTATGAAGATCAGCTATTAACAGTGTTGAGAATTGTGAGCGATTTGTTAGATGGATTTGAGAAAACTTCTAGACGCGATCGCCTTGACGAGGAAGAAGTTAAGCAGGGATTTAGCAAAAGTCGAGCTTTGAAAGACTTTTGGGAAACAGCGGCTTACCATGCTTTTTACGATCGCACTGGTATTGAATCACACGATCGGCTCAACTTAGATTTATGCGCTAAAACACTGGGAATAAATCCTGATTCTCTAAAGCAGCAGTGGGAAACGTTGATTCGTCATTTTTGTCGCTATTTAGCGGAAAACCTAATCCAACGGCGCGATAATATTATCAAAGAAATTGCCGAATTGTTTTTACCTTTGTGTTTTAAAGATTCTACTGCATCAGCAGAATTCCAAGATACTATTACTTTACTTGTTTGTGTCACTTTTGTAATTTTAGGCTATCAGCGAATCGTACCAGAAACGAGAACGATGGTAGCTGATGGGCTAATTCGGGAACCGATTGTCGAGTCCACGGCAACACCAGAACTGCGAAAAGTTATTCCAGAGAATATTTTGGGGTCTTTTTCCGGCGTTAAATACAGTCTAAAATCCGCACAAACTACTCGAACTCAAGCTAAAAATGTAGAGGTTTCTTACATCATTTTTGTCGGTGCGCCTCGAATGTTAATGCACCGCTTTCACAGATTACTTGAGGCAGAGGGTGAAAGTAGAGGGCCAGCAATTTTAATGACTTCAGCTACATCCTTTTTAGAAGCAAGCCCTGCCTATCATATTAATTGGAGACCTCATTATTTGCTTAAACCACGTCAAACAGAACACGACCCGAAAAATAGCATTTATCGCTTCAAATGGTTGAGCGATCGCGAACGTGGTGATGAACCTCTTAGATATAGCGGCGCAGGCGAACTGCGCGATCGCAATTTAGAAAAAATGGTAGATGCGCTAGTAAGGGGAGGAACTGCCAAATCTGAAATTTACAAATCTATCCGTAATTTTGACGTGAGAGATGGTGTTTATCGCAAAGCAGCTTTAATCGTCAACAGTTACGAACAAGCTCGCACAATTAAGAAATTTATTAACGATTATCATCCAGAAATCGGCAAACGAACAAAAGCAATTGTTAAGTATCTAAAAAATGGAGAACAAGCAACTGATTTTGTAACAACTGCTCAGTGCGAGGCTTTAGGAGATGATGAAACTTGCGATATTATAGTTTTTCCAATGTTAGCGATCGGGCGAGGCGTAAATATTGTTTTCACAAAAGGAGATAGGAAACTTAATGCAGCTATTGGCACAATTTATTTCCTTACCCGTCCGCATCCTACAACGGATGATATGCAGCTTTTGTATAGCCTAGCTGGAAAAGCTACCCAAGAGTTTGACAGTCGAATTTTTACTGAAGCAGACGACTTGCCAGCACTTGCTAATGCTTGGAAACAGTCCAGAAAGCAACTTTGGAAAACGGCAAATCGGCTGTTACGCGAACCTCTAATGGCAAGCCGTCTTGGTGAGGATTTATTCAAACCTTTTACGGCAAATCAAATGGTAGGAATTTTACAAACAATTGGTCGCGGGATGCGAAATGGGTGTCCGGTACAAGTTTACTTTGTCGATGCAGCTTGGGCGATTCAATCCACCCAAGATAAACCCGATTCTGGACGAGACAGTATGCTAGTTCAGATGCGAATTATTTTAGAAGAATGTGTCAAACATTCCGACCCAGTAATTCGAGAAATATATCAAGAACTTTACGGCGCATTTCTCGACCCATTGCGACGAGTTGACGGTGTAGTTTACCCGGAAGATTTACGCAATTCCGAAGATGTGACAGACGACGAAGACGGTTTTGATGATTCATCTTTTTTGGAGATGTAACCATGAACAACGAAACTTTTGACAAAATTGAATCTAATCTTGACGGCGAAGCAAAGGAAAACACTATTATTGGAGATACAACCATGAACAACAATTTTTTTGATGACGACGAAATTGAATTTGATGACGACGAAGTAACTGAAGCCACTTCGTTTTCAGATACTCTTTACATTCCTCTTGCAAATAAGAGTCTTAAAAAAATTCCTCTAGCCTTTACCGTGCCAGATAATATCGAGCCGATAACAATCAAAGGCTTTACGTTAGCCTGGACAAAAGCTGCTTTAAAAACTCTTGGAGACATTCAAAAAGCTACTGGCAAGGGTGATTCAGCCAGCAAGAATCTCCCTTATACTTCGTTGCGAGGTTTGTTAGAAGTAGGACTTAATGATGCAGCGCGTATTCATTCAAACTTAGGTTTGAGTCAATTTGATTTGTTAAGCAATAAAAGTGCTAAAGACCCAAGTCCATTTATCTATCTAAATAGAGGTAATCTAGAAGATATTAGCAAAGCTTTGCGTCCAATCCTCAATGAGTGGGTAACAGATTTTATTAAACCTTTTGCTGAAAAAGCAGATGTTCCTCCAGAAGTTATTGAAGATTTAGAAGATTTATACGAAAAAGGAGAGTTGTTAACAATTACTCCGTTGGAATCCCAAGTTTTACCTTGGAAATGGAATAAGCATACAGGAACGACTGAGCATAGCAATAATTATGATTATCGCGTGCTAGTAGATTATGTAGCACGTTCGCTGGCTGGAAAAGAGATTTTTCAGGGGTTAGGCACAATCAAGCGCGTTATTTCCAGTAGTGGTAGCTTCACGACTGGTATGGCAGAATTGATTACCAATCCCATTCCTCTATCCGACCATACAGATAAATTCAGCCTGGTGGTACGCTTAGAAGTCGTGACATATCCTTCTTTACACCAGCCTTTATTGAAGATTGATGTTTCCAAACGCCGCTGGTTAAGTGAGTTAAAACCTGCACGTTATAACTCTGGAAATATTAGTGGTTTTGTTTTCTCTGATGACTATAGCGATCGCGCCTTTAGCTATACGGTGTTTTCCCAGTCCCAAAAACAGGAGAAAAAGAAAAATTGGCTTTGGGTCGTTGGTAAAGATTTTGAAGCCTTACGTCGTAAGCTAAAACTGCCGATTAAAACGCCTGATGCTCGAAATATTGATGGGCAACAAATTGCGTTAGGTAAAGCCTCAACGGATAGCTGCCAAGTTATGCTAACTTATAGCAACGGACTGCAAGAAGGGAACCACGAAATTAATGTAGGTGTACCGGAGATTGATAAGTTAGAAGCTTTTGAGGCGATCGCCACAATTCTCAAACCGATCGGTTTCAAACCATTTGATAATTACTCACCCATCGAATTTAAGAAAGGTGAAGGTCACAATTTAGACAAAACTAAAGCTGCCTCACGTATGATTAATTCGCCTACATTGTTAGGTGCTGCTTTAGAAATTCTTGAAAAAGGTGAAGGTTCCGTTCTAACTCCGAAATACTTAGAAAACTTTAAGAACAAGGATGATGAATTAAACAGGTTGCTAACTCAACACATAGGATTAACTTTAGGCAATATTTTGGGAGGCAAAAAAGCTCTTCAATTCAGATATAAAGTGAAGTG
It encodes the following:
- a CDS encoding RNaseH domain-containing protein, which codes for MNNETFDKIESNLDGEAKENTIIGDTTMNNNFFDDDEIEFDDDEVTEATSFSDTLYIPLANKSLKKIPLAFTVPDNIEPITIKGFTLAWTKAALKTLGDIQKATGKGDSASKNLPYTSLRGLLEVGLNDAARIHSNLGLSQFDLLSNKSAKDPSPFIYLNRGNLEDISKALRPILNEWVTDFIKPFAEKADVPPEVIEDLEDLYEKGELLTITPLESQVLPWKWNKHTGTTEHSNNYDYRVLVDYVARSLAGKEIFQGLGTIKRVISSSGSFTTGMAELITNPIPLSDHTDKFSLVVRLEVVTYPSLHQPLLKIDVSKRRWLSELKPARYNSGNISGFVFSDDYSDRAFSYTVFSQSQKQEKKKNWLWVVGKDFEALRRKLKLPIKTPDARNIDGQQIALGKASTDSCQVMLTYSNGLQEGNHEINVGVPEIDKLEAFEAIATILKPIGFKPFDNYSPIEFKKGEGHNLDKTKAASRMINSPTLLGAALEILEKGEGSVLTPKYLENFKNKDDELNRLLTQHIGLTLGNILGGKKALQFRYKVKCQLEDLKAMIQANQEAMDRLYTNEKLLLVVFYEEHLQTELKLLQAIIRVLWGGAIELMVNRLPKETHGPKELLPGADLKAKERASKRIEAWTPLVNQLALRKQRTFCLVMAREWYADNKHDDRVNKPSSRQALAKIADCCVQFLLPIEKTKEKQVLKLDNFFHRVQAALKDLLFAHSGRIDNVKEKVDKWLKDINAENRPKEIIGITIVRKQKGRVRGDIGSTFLPIAMRLKVETGECELCCAYEQGNLQISPWSKFSDAIAFVSQISPVKLADKKDKRQTRFMEFVKQIISNSVEEGNQPLVMIDSSNCVQLWLWLKDSNMNANEINLGQQYERMQDEWQGARLVRIRQDLAPGIIEKKMRYFAKTFLEDTRTKKELTSTNQIDSASSARELFRLSATNQTGCVTYLSVGRKTLHQESRGQSCYRETKINTAFQIEKEDGSPEKVLNSAGLEVHKIGIRPPFTGQLPTPNPLEIVVTLRQPEDDCDRLAALVESLRYSFGHYSDWSSLPAPLFFERVVRDYISEFAIEDEEMEVEQNWEE